A window of Pirellula sp. SH-Sr6A contains these coding sequences:
- a CDS encoding DedA family protein — protein MQLVDWILHLDKHLNDLIGTIGPGWLYAIMFAVVFCETGLVVTPFLPGDSLLFALGALCAIDDAKLSIYVMAPLLIVAAILGDALNYWLGAWIGPRVFTSESSWWLSKAHLTRAQAFYSRYGAKTIVLARFVPIVRTFAPFVAGIGKMHFFRFWIYNVIGAIAWVAIFLLAGYFLGRIELIQKNFFLVTLGIIAVSVIPIALEWWMHRREKKRIQGTTHDQVAGS, from the coding sequence ATGCAACTCGTCGACTGGATTTTGCACCTCGACAAACATTTGAATGATCTCATTGGGACAATCGGCCCCGGTTGGCTATACGCGATTATGTTCGCTGTGGTTTTTTGCGAAACCGGATTGGTCGTCACGCCGTTCCTTCCTGGGGATTCGTTGCTTTTCGCCCTCGGGGCGTTGTGCGCTATCGACGATGCCAAACTATCCATTTACGTAATGGCCCCATTGTTGATCGTCGCCGCGATCCTGGGTGATGCTCTGAATTACTGGCTTGGGGCTTGGATTGGACCTCGCGTTTTCACCAGCGAGAGTTCGTGGTGGTTGAGTAAAGCGCATCTGACTCGCGCCCAAGCGTTTTATAGTCGGTACGGTGCGAAGACAATCGTTTTGGCCCGGTTCGTTCCCATCGTTCGGACCTTCGCCCCCTTCGTAGCGGGCATTGGAAAGATGCACTTCTTTCGCTTTTGGATTTACAACGTCATCGGGGCGATTGCGTGGGTCGCGATCTTCTTACTGGCAGGTTATTTCCTAGGCAGGATCGAATTGATTCAAAAGAACTTCTTCCTCGTTACCCTCGGCATCATAGCCGTGAGCGTTATTCCCATCGCCTTGGAATGGTGGATGCATCGCCGCGAAAAGAAGCGGATACAGGGTACGACGCACGATCAAGTTGCAGGGTCATAA